The following proteins are encoded in a genomic region of Syngnathus acus chromosome 22, fSynAcu1.2, whole genome shotgun sequence:
- the wdr43 gene encoding WD repeat-containing protein 43 isoform X1 → MADGKGSASLPLPCVFSPKSHRYLAVCAQDGRLRIWNTDSQTLHQEYVPSAHLSATPTCIHWGPCRTAKEGPQRKRRKSEAVQLEQRADLLAMGTVAGTVLIYSTAKGALHCTLDGGHSGGVNCVHWHPEDTLLYSGSDDTNIVEWDLQTGKARSKWKADGAAVTSLCVSPDGKLLLSAGRVIKMWALDTKELYRKFTGHSTAVTTLRFATAQPSDSSGLYFVSGAAHDRLLSVWQVREDGKDKNSVASFVLTDEPKHVDLVASKSKEQQAVRLAAVCQDGQLHLFEHFLNGPCKKPQSPLCTLQMSDTKDTPTPIPLLAVALAAESRSAMLAYGNYLQPVTERVDLNTADRHVCLTRNVQTTLSLSITSAVSKVKTPIVNAKSKVLIPGLPGHQAPVTAKRKEGTDNKEKSIAERLGEIDLQSAASAQKGAPCLQTDNFAVLLVQGLESNDSTILNKVFQTRKDTVIKKTVARLPLPSVLPLVEEITKRLQGHPFTASLMVRWLKAVLMQHTSYLSSLPDLVSQLGVLYHMIESRVKMFHKLTKLKGKLYLLVTQVETKTESNKAFDVDHTAKLVYEEESSDEDEASGSEEGLVDEDSDNWEEDEVMEDDKKEPSDHEEDDADGRTDSKANGEEKMEHDNESEEE, encoded by the exons ATGGCGGACGGTAAAGGCAGCGCTTCGCTGCCGCTACCTTGCGTCTTTTCGCCTAAATCCCACCGATACCTGGCAGTGTGCGCCCAGGATGGGAGGCTTCGAATTTGGAACACAGACAGTCAAACACTCCACCAGGAGTACGTGCCTTCAGCTCATTTGAGCGCCACTCCTACATGCATACATTGGGGACCATGCCGGACAGCCAAG GAGGGTCctcagaggaagaggaggaaatcGGAGGCGGTGCAGCTGGAGCAAAGGGCAGACCTGTTGGCAATGGGCACGGTGGCGGGCACCGTCCTTATTTACAGTACAGCCAAGGGAGCTCTTCACTGCACCCTG GACGGAGGCCATAGCGGGGGAGTGAATTGCGTTCATTGGCACCCCGAAGACACTTTGTTATATAGCGGCTCCGATGACACAAACATTGTGGAATGGGACCTGCAGACGGGCAAGGCGCGGAG CAAGTGGAAAGCAGACGGAGCCGCGGTAACCAGTTTGTGCGTGAGCCCGGACGGTAAACTGCTGCTTTCGGCCGGACGGGTCATCAAGATGTGGGCCTTGGACACCAAGGAGCTTTATAGG AAATTCACCGGCCACTCCACGGCGGTGACGACGCTCCGCTTTGCCACGGCGCAGCCCAGCGACAGCAGCGGTCTCTATTTTGTGTCTGGCGCGGCTCACGATCGACTGCTTAGCGTGTG GCAAGTACGAGAAGACGGCAAGGACAAAAACTCGGTGGCGTCGTTCGTACTGACGGATGAGCCGAAGCACGTTGACCTCGTCGCGTCCAAAAGCAAGGAACAG CAGGCGGTGAGGCTGGCGGCGGTGTGCCAAGATGGACAGCTGCATCTCTTTGAGCACTTTCTAAACGG GCCCTGCAAGAAGCCCCAGTCGCCTTTGTGCACGCTGCAGATGTCGGACACAAAGGATACCCCGACGCCGATCCCCCTCCTCGCCGTCGCCTTGGCCGCCGAGTCCCGAAGTGCGATGCTGGCTTACGGCAACTATCTGCAGCCTGTCACGGAGAGAGTG gACCTAAACACAGCTGATAGGCACGTTTGCTTGACGCGGAATGTTCAGACCACATTGTCCCTTTCCATCACATCTGCCGTTTCTAAG GTGAAAACCCCAATTGTCAACGCCAAGAGCAAAGTGCTCATTCCCGGTCTTCCCGGTCATCAAGCCCCAGTGACGgcgaaaagaaaagaaggcaCGGACAACAAAGAG AAGTCAATAGCAGAGCGTCTCGGGGAAATTGATCTGCAGTCCGCGGCCTCCGCCCAAAAGGGGGCGCCCTGCTTGCAGACGGACAATTTTGCCGTGCTGCTGGTGCAGGGCCTCGAGAGCAACGACAGCACCATCCTAAAT AAAGTTTTTCAAACTCGTAAAGACACGGTGATCAAGAAAACGGTGGCTCGGCTACCCCTTCCTTCCGTTTTACCGTTGGTGGAAGAG ATTACCAAGAGGCTCCAAGGGCACCCTTTCAC GGCATCTCTGATGGTCCGGTGGCTCAAAGCGGTACTAATGCAGCACACATCATACCTGTCTTCG CTGCCCGACCTGGTTTCCCAGCTGGGAGTGCTCTACCACATGATTGAGAGCAGAGTGAAGATGTTCCACAAACTGACAAAGTTAAAAGGAAAGCTGTACCTCCTGGTGACGCAG GTGGAGACAAAGACGGAGAGCAACAAGGCGTTTGACGTTGACCACACAGCCAAGCTGGTCTATGAAGAGG AATCTTCGGATGAGGATGAGGCCTCTGGGTCTGAAGAAGGCCTTGTGGATGAAGACTCGGAT AATTgggaggaggacgaggtgATGGAAGACGACAAGAAAGAGCCAAGTGATCACGAGGAAGACGATGCCGACGGCAGGACGGATTCCAAAGCGAACGGGGAGGAAAAGATGGAGCACGATAATGAGAGTGAAGAAGAATGA
- the trmt61b gene encoding tRNA (adenine(58)-N(1))-methyltransferase, mitochondrial — MTVQMPCAGLLVLSRLVRIHTHPLELYRHMSVKCNSNRVEMKRFSTGCVKCSNDDREGSKTQLLTTKQVARQSLLSRRSLSPLERISSLLPQDALGPEVMQLRDQNHPHEEETYMEEHSSSDPSSDAKDGPSLKEKNSDDCNDVAAQQMETTLQRKPILAYGELLVAEYHKKGCVEFKKMFQLQLGTRLLSSWGIILHDDIAGQPAAHVQRTSKGIPIFVRRASLEDYVLYMKRGPAISYPKDASAMLMMMDVTEGDYVLESGSGSGAMSLFLSRAVGSRGSVLSIDIREDHLKRAMLNYQRWRAAWRARQGEEWPDNVHFHKADLCAASPLLARRAFDAVALDLISPQLVLPTVIPHLHPGAVCAVYLANITQVIDLLEGIRCTALPLLCERIFDIPTRDWLVGPARLKDGRYCSKKAPSLNGAPVEEGNASVEVEQDEDPAFGSIPYIARPHPQQLSHTAFLVKLRKFVT; from the exons ATGACAGTACAAATGCCCTGTGCTGGACTTCTTGTTTTATCTAGACTGGTACGTATTCACACACACCCTCTTGAACTTTACAGACACATGTCTGTAAAATGTAATTCCAATAGAGTGGAAATGAAAAGGTTTTCAACAGGTTGTGTGAAATGTAGCAATGATGACAGAGAGGGCTCCAAAACACAACTACTGACCACCAAGCAGGTAGCTAGGCAATCGCTGCTGTCCAGGAGATCTTTATCTCCCCTCGAGAGGATAAGTTCCCTGCTTCCACAGGATGCATTGGGCCCTGAGGTGATGCAACTGAGAGATCAGAACCATCCACATGAAGAGGAAACATATATGGAGGAGCACAGCTCATCTGATCCCAGTTCAGATGCAAAAGATGGACCAtctttgaaagaaaagaattCAGACGATTGCAATGATGTGGCTGCACAGCAGATGGAAACTACCCTCCAACGAAAGCCCATTCTTGCATACGGGGAGCTGCTAGTGGCTGAGTATCATAAAAAAGGCTGTGTGGAATTCAAGAAGATGTTCCAGCTTCAGCTTGGAACACGTCTTTTGAGCAGCTGGGGGATTATCCTGCATGACGATATAGCTGGGCAGCCTGCAGCTCACGTCCAGAGAACAAGCAAGGGGATCCCCATCTTCGTACGACGTGCAAGTTTGGAAGATTACGTGCTGTATATGAAGAGAGGCCCTGCTATCTCCTATCCAAAG GATGCCAGCGCtatgctgatgatgatggacGTCACGGAGGGAGATTATGTGCTGGAGTCAGGCTCTGGGTCTGGGGCCATGTCTCTGTTTTTATCTCGGGCAG TGGGCTCCAGGGGCAGCGTGCTGAGTATAGACATCAGAGAGGATCACCTCAAAAGAGCTATGCTCAACTACCAACGCTGGAGAGCCGCATGGAGAGCGCGGCAAGGGGAGGAGTGGCCTGACAATGTCCATTTCCATAAGGCTGACCTTTGTGCGGCTTCACCTCTTCTTGCCCGTCGGGCATTCGATGCG GTCGCTCTTGATCTGATAAGCCCACAGCTTGTTTTGCCCACTGTGATTCCACATCTGCACCCTGGGGCCGTATGTGCTGTCTACCTCGCCAA TATAACTCAAGTGATCGACCTTCTGGAAGGGATTCGATGCACAGCGCTTCCTTTGTTGTGCGAACGCATCTTCGATATTCCCACTCGGGACTGGCTTGTTGGTCCTGCCCGTCTTAAAGATGGGCGCTATTGCTCGAAGAAAGCACCGAGCCTCAATGGAGCCCCCGTAGAGGAGGGGAACGCTTCAGTTGAGGTGGAACAAG ATGAAGATCCAGCCTTTGGGAGTATCCCATATATTGCCAGGCCTCACCCACAACAGTTGAGCCACACAG CATTCCTGGTGAAACTGCGGAAGTTTGTGACATAG
- the wdr43 gene encoding WD repeat-containing protein 43 isoform X2, with translation MADGKGSASLPLPCVFSPKSHRYLAVCAQDGRLRIWNTDSQTLHQEYVPSAHLSATPTCIHWGPCRTAKEGPQRKRRKSEAVQLEQRADLLAMGTVAGTVLIYSTAKGALHCTLDGGHSGGVNCVHWHPEDTLLYSGSDDTNIVEWDLQTGKARSKWKADGAAVTSLCVSPDGKLLLSAGRVIKMWALDTKELYRKFTGHSTAVTTLRFATAQPSDSSGLYFVSGAAHDRLLSVWQVREDGKDKNSVASFVLTDEPKHVDLVASKSKEQAVRLAAVCQDGQLHLFEHFLNGPCKKPQSPLCTLQMSDTKDTPTPIPLLAVALAAESRSAMLAYGNYLQPVTERVDLNTADRHVCLTRNVQTTLSLSITSAVSKVKTPIVNAKSKVLIPGLPGHQAPVTAKRKEGTDNKEKSIAERLGEIDLQSAASAQKGAPCLQTDNFAVLLVQGLESNDSTILNKVFQTRKDTVIKKTVARLPLPSVLPLVEEITKRLQGHPFTASLMVRWLKAVLMQHTSYLSSLPDLVSQLGVLYHMIESRVKMFHKLTKLKGKLYLLVTQVETKTESNKAFDVDHTAKLVYEEESSDEDEASGSEEGLVDEDSDNWEEDEVMEDDKKEPSDHEEDDADGRTDSKANGEEKMEHDNESEEE, from the exons ATGGCGGACGGTAAAGGCAGCGCTTCGCTGCCGCTACCTTGCGTCTTTTCGCCTAAATCCCACCGATACCTGGCAGTGTGCGCCCAGGATGGGAGGCTTCGAATTTGGAACACAGACAGTCAAACACTCCACCAGGAGTACGTGCCTTCAGCTCATTTGAGCGCCACTCCTACATGCATACATTGGGGACCATGCCGGACAGCCAAG GAGGGTCctcagaggaagaggaggaaatcGGAGGCGGTGCAGCTGGAGCAAAGGGCAGACCTGTTGGCAATGGGCACGGTGGCGGGCACCGTCCTTATTTACAGTACAGCCAAGGGAGCTCTTCACTGCACCCTG GACGGAGGCCATAGCGGGGGAGTGAATTGCGTTCATTGGCACCCCGAAGACACTTTGTTATATAGCGGCTCCGATGACACAAACATTGTGGAATGGGACCTGCAGACGGGCAAGGCGCGGAG CAAGTGGAAAGCAGACGGAGCCGCGGTAACCAGTTTGTGCGTGAGCCCGGACGGTAAACTGCTGCTTTCGGCCGGACGGGTCATCAAGATGTGGGCCTTGGACACCAAGGAGCTTTATAGG AAATTCACCGGCCACTCCACGGCGGTGACGACGCTCCGCTTTGCCACGGCGCAGCCCAGCGACAGCAGCGGTCTCTATTTTGTGTCTGGCGCGGCTCACGATCGACTGCTTAGCGTGTG GCAAGTACGAGAAGACGGCAAGGACAAAAACTCGGTGGCGTCGTTCGTACTGACGGATGAGCCGAAGCACGTTGACCTCGTCGCGTCCAAAAGCAAGGAACAG GCGGTGAGGCTGGCGGCGGTGTGCCAAGATGGACAGCTGCATCTCTTTGAGCACTTTCTAAACGG GCCCTGCAAGAAGCCCCAGTCGCCTTTGTGCACGCTGCAGATGTCGGACACAAAGGATACCCCGACGCCGATCCCCCTCCTCGCCGTCGCCTTGGCCGCCGAGTCCCGAAGTGCGATGCTGGCTTACGGCAACTATCTGCAGCCTGTCACGGAGAGAGTG gACCTAAACACAGCTGATAGGCACGTTTGCTTGACGCGGAATGTTCAGACCACATTGTCCCTTTCCATCACATCTGCCGTTTCTAAG GTGAAAACCCCAATTGTCAACGCCAAGAGCAAAGTGCTCATTCCCGGTCTTCCCGGTCATCAAGCCCCAGTGACGgcgaaaagaaaagaaggcaCGGACAACAAAGAG AAGTCAATAGCAGAGCGTCTCGGGGAAATTGATCTGCAGTCCGCGGCCTCCGCCCAAAAGGGGGCGCCCTGCTTGCAGACGGACAATTTTGCCGTGCTGCTGGTGCAGGGCCTCGAGAGCAACGACAGCACCATCCTAAAT AAAGTTTTTCAAACTCGTAAAGACACGGTGATCAAGAAAACGGTGGCTCGGCTACCCCTTCCTTCCGTTTTACCGTTGGTGGAAGAG ATTACCAAGAGGCTCCAAGGGCACCCTTTCAC GGCATCTCTGATGGTCCGGTGGCTCAAAGCGGTACTAATGCAGCACACATCATACCTGTCTTCG CTGCCCGACCTGGTTTCCCAGCTGGGAGTGCTCTACCACATGATTGAGAGCAGAGTGAAGATGTTCCACAAACTGACAAAGTTAAAAGGAAAGCTGTACCTCCTGGTGACGCAG GTGGAGACAAAGACGGAGAGCAACAAGGCGTTTGACGTTGACCACACAGCCAAGCTGGTCTATGAAGAGG AATCTTCGGATGAGGATGAGGCCTCTGGGTCTGAAGAAGGCCTTGTGGATGAAGACTCGGAT AATTgggaggaggacgaggtgATGGAAGACGACAAGAAAGAGCCAAGTGATCACGAGGAAGACGATGCCGACGGCAGGACGGATTCCAAAGCGAACGGGGAGGAAAAGATGGAGCACGATAATGAGAGTGAAGAAGAATGA
- the spdya gene encoding speedy protein A, whose product MKRRGTTTTTTTALQVRNKSEEQCPPEKSSCRTGMYFHRTLQPTFTVKQQEMMSFLELFEDDLILDFLLMDCCCKITDKYLLAMVFIYFKRSHLTIAEYTKKNFFIALYLANSMEEEEEESKYEIFPWALGKTWRKKVMQFLKMKDKFWVRIEFRAAVSRRCCEEVMAIMPSHFVWKRERSEEHSGAHRQTDKVSYPRGPSASPVPCIRCNRKSTFSQRLQISRSLSLPSCKNKISQSTPLSLEKTPPPIATCRETSDQTQRSSNGSEFPGRYPTGGSLSSDSYMYDSSMDWINK is encoded by the exons ATGAAACGGCGTggaaccaccaccaccaccaccaccgcccTCCAGGTCAGGAACAAGAGTGAAGAACAATGTCCACCTGAGAAGAGCAGCTGCAGGACTGGGATGTACTTTCATAGGACTCTGCAACCAACCTTTACCGTTAAGCAACAAGAAATGATGTCTTTTTTGGAACTTTTTG AAGATGACCTAATCCTTGACTTTTTGTTGATGGACTGTTGCTGTAAAATTACAGACAAG TATCTTCTGGCCATGGTTTTCATCTACTTCAAAAGGTCTCACTTGACCATTGCAGAATACACCAAGAAGAACTTTTTCATTGCACT GTATCTAGCCAACAgcatggaggaagaagaggaggagagtaAATATGAGATTTTTCCTTGGGCATTGGGTAAGACCTGGAGAAAGAAGGTCATGCAATTCCTCAAAATGAAGGACAAGTTCTGGGTGCGCATTGAGTTCAGAGCGGCCGTCAGCAGACGTTGCTGTGAAgag GTAATGGCCATCATGCCATCTCACTTTGTCTGGAAACGAGAGCGCTCAGAGGAACACAGTGGCGCTCACAGGCAAACGGACAAAGTCAGTTATCCCCGAGGGCCTTCAGCTTCTCCAGTCCCTTGTATCCGCTGTAATCGCAAGAGCACATTCAGTCAGCGGCTGCAGATATCCAGAAGCTTGTCTTTGCCCAGCTGCAAGAATAAAATTTCTCAAAGCACTCCGCTGAGTTTGGAGAAAACCCCACCACCCATTGCCACTTGTAGGGAGACCAGTGACCAAACCCAGCGTTCTTCCAACGGCAGCGAGTTCCCTGGTAGGTATCCTACTGGAG GCAGTTTGTCCTCTGACTCCTACATGTACGACTCCTCCATGGACTGGATCAATAAATAG